The following are encoded together in the Streptomyces sp. NBC_00341 genome:
- a CDS encoding response regulator produces MSGAAGEQRIDHDLVWVVEDSAEDAEAIARALRRTHPGLALDFTDRGTGFVERLLEAARRPGLVLLDLKLPGPSGAEVLRSIRSRPELDGVAVVAFTSSTGPDEVDTTYAAGADSYIYKPVNFELFSAVLKGAVDYWQRKAKGGDEGPAAQPRP; encoded by the coding sequence ATGAGCGGCGCCGCCGGGGAGCAGAGGATCGATCACGATCTCGTCTGGGTGGTCGAGGATTCGGCGGAGGACGCCGAGGCCATCGCGCGGGCGCTCCGTCGCACCCATCCGGGTCTGGCGCTGGACTTCACCGACCGGGGGACGGGATTCGTCGAGCGGTTGCTGGAAGCCGCCCGCCGGCCGGGGCTCGTCCTTCTGGACCTGAAGCTGCCCGGTCCCAGTGGCGCCGAGGTGCTGCGGTCGATCCGCTCCCGGCCAGAACTGGACGGTGTGGCCGTGGTCGCCTTCACCTCGTCCACCGGGCCGGACGAGGTGGACACGACCTATGCGGCAGGGGCCGACAGCTACATCTACAAGCCGGTCAACTTCGAACTCTTCAGCGCGGTGTTGAAGGGGGCTGTCGACTACTGGCAGAGAAAGGCGAAGGGCGGGGACGAGGGCCCTGCCGCTCAGCCTCGCCCCTGA
- a CDS encoding PP2C family protein-serine/threonine phosphatase, with amino-acid sequence MPGVLAVVGTRWSGGLLHYLRSVTLAEPTSALLEIERDYGESGAAGAPDGDPTVTVHDVSALDGAMPHVQVLAAAGARSFAECAVPLGQGGWASFMVGTAGRDTIDVTLRIRLKQVAEVAMVSDRRIMARRADEVRQVSDAFLAEASLQMDSSLDVKSTVRRVARTAVPAIAEGCVLHLCLPEGLKPVSFTHMDAREQQWLGKVAAEDAWLTETLHRVLDSGRALALKGEGLRGGPFGPASSGAGRAVRAISVNPLNARGRVLGTLTFLYHRAVVAEGASRFLAGLADRAALAIDSSTLHEQRRHHVASLQRHLLPRELPRIPGLTLGSAYEVGDVSLDVGGDFYDAVPGTQGGVTLLIGDVCGRGAEAAALTGLARHTLRALFEDGSTPEHALERLNQALVRESTSRFVTALVAVLVPDGEGFRVRYWSAGHPAPLLRRADGTVEELVAHGDLLGVLEDIEYGSGSVRLTPGDALVMFTDGVTEARAADGLFFESRLQEEVARRGAGDAQGFAERLAEAVVEFRATGADDIAVLVARAESLG; translated from the coding sequence GCACTCCTGGAAATCGAACGGGACTACGGCGAATCCGGCGCCGCCGGCGCTCCGGACGGTGATCCGACCGTCACGGTTCACGATGTGTCGGCGCTGGACGGCGCCATGCCGCATGTCCAGGTGCTGGCGGCGGCAGGCGCGCGGAGCTTCGCCGAGTGTGCTGTACCACTGGGGCAGGGCGGCTGGGCCTCGTTCATGGTCGGCACCGCGGGCAGGGACACCATCGACGTGACGCTGCGGATCCGGTTGAAGCAGGTGGCCGAGGTCGCCATGGTCTCGGACCGGCGCATCATGGCGCGGCGTGCCGACGAGGTGCGTCAGGTGAGTGACGCCTTCCTGGCGGAGGCGTCGTTGCAGATGGATTCGAGCCTCGATGTGAAGAGCACCGTGCGGCGGGTGGCACGTACGGCCGTTCCTGCCATCGCCGAGGGGTGCGTCCTGCATCTGTGTCTTCCCGAGGGGCTGAAACCCGTGTCCTTCACGCACATGGACGCCCGTGAGCAGCAGTGGCTCGGCAAGGTCGCGGCAGAGGACGCCTGGCTGACGGAGACGCTGCACAGGGTGCTCGACAGCGGGCGGGCGCTGGCGCTGAAGGGTGAGGGGCTGCGAGGGGGGCCTTTCGGGCCCGCCTCGTCCGGGGCGGGCCGCGCCGTGCGGGCGATCAGTGTGAACCCGCTCAACGCCCGGGGCCGGGTTCTGGGCACCCTGACGTTTCTCTACCATCGGGCGGTCGTGGCCGAGGGGGCATCACGGTTCCTGGCGGGTCTGGCCGACCGGGCCGCGTTGGCCATCGACAGCAGCACCCTGCACGAACAGCGGCGGCACCATGTGGCCTCTCTCCAGCGACATCTGCTCCCGCGAGAACTGCCGCGGATTCCGGGGCTCACGCTGGGTTCCGCGTACGAAGTGGGTGACGTCTCGCTCGATGTGGGCGGTGACTTCTACGACGCCGTCCCGGGGACGCAGGGTGGTGTGACCCTCCTCATCGGCGATGTCTGCGGTCGTGGGGCGGAGGCGGCGGCACTGACGGGTCTGGCCCGCCACACCCTGCGCGCCCTTTTCGAGGACGGCAGTACGCCCGAGCACGCGCTGGAACGGCTGAATCAGGCCCTGGTCAGGGAGAGCACGTCCCGCTTCGTGACGGCGCTCGTAGCGGTACTGGTACCGGACGGAGAGGGGTTTCGTGTGCGCTACTGGAGTGCCGGGCATCCGGCGCCTCTGCTGCGGCGTGCGGATGGCACAGTGGAGGAGCTCGTCGCCCACGGGGATCTGCTGGGCGTGCTGGAGGACATCGAGTACGGGTCCGGCTCTGTGCGCCTGACCCCGGGGGACGCGCTGGTGATGTTCACCGACGGAGTGACCGAGGCGAGAGCGGCCGACGGGCTGTTCTTCGAATCGCGCCTGCAGGAGGAGGTGGCGCGGCGGGGTGCCGGTGATGCCCAGGGGTTCGCCGAGCGGCTGGCGGAGGCTGTCGTGGAATTCCGGGCGACGGGCGCCGACGACATCGCCGTGCTCGTCGCACGGGCGGAGTCCCTCGGATGA